The sequence GGCCAGCTCCGCCAGGAGAGGGTTTCCCGGCCGGGGCGCGGTGTTGAGGTCCCCGGCCAGGATCAGGAGGCGGGGGTTATACTCCTTGGCCAGCTCCGCCAGCAGGGCCAGCGCCTGCTGAAGCTGTATGAGGCGTCCGGCCCCCAGGCAGCGGGGGGAGAGATGTACGCTCACCGCCGCCACCTTGCCCATATGGGGCGCCTCCAGCACCGCCGCCGCCACCCCCCGGGGATCCTGGCCGTTACATGAAACGGTGCCCTCCCGCTGGGCCAGGGGCGGGAAGCGGCTCAAAAACCCGATCCGGTAATGAGAAAAGGGCCGGGTCTCCCAGAAGCAGAAACGGCTGACGGGGTGGTAGGTGAGGCCCCGCGATGAAAGGCGTCCGGCCAGCTCCGCCAGGGTGTCGCTTTGGCCGTGGAGGAGGCGACTCCAGGGGCCGCCGTAGCCTTCCTGAAAGAAGATAATGTCGGGAGGCTTGGCCCGGGTGGCCAGGTAATCCGTCAGAGCCGCGGCGCGCTCTCCCCAGGCGCTTCCCCCGGCGGCGCCCATGAGGTTGAGGGTGAGGAGGGTGAGGCTGTCTGCCGCGGCCCGGCCGCTCAGACACAGGCACAGGCAGCAGGCCAAGGCTGACAGCGTGGTCCCCAACCCCATTCTTCCTTACCTTTGCAGGAAATCGGCTTGCTTTCCCGGGAAGCTCACGGTAGGATGGGACTCGGTTAGGG is a genomic window of Desulfobaccales bacterium containing:
- a CDS encoding endonuclease/exonuclease/phosphatase family protein: MGLGTTLSALACCLCLCLSGRAAADSLTLLTLNLMGAAGGSAWGERAAALTDYLATRAKPPDIIFFQEGYGGPWSRLLHGQSDTLAELAGRLSSRGLTYHPVSRFCFWETRPFSHYRIGFLSRFPPLAQREGTVSCNGQDPRGVAAAVLEAPHMGKVAAVSVHLSPRCLGAGRLIQLQQALALLAELAKEYNPRLLILAGDLNTAPRPGNPLLAELAAQGWVDTFAAARPGEPGATFRLPGNPFSRRPGLPVRIDYIFVKGEGQVLDSRVVLDGQSGPFVSDHAGVLTRLRLPAPPSP